The Taeniopygia guttata chromosome 19, bTaeGut7.mat, whole genome shotgun sequence genome window below encodes:
- the WSB1 gene encoding WD repeat and SOCS box-containing protein 1, whose translation MASFPSSVNEKLIARSRTVGELLAPTSPFDKKCGRENWTVAFAPDGSYLAWSQGHRIVKLVPWAQCLNNFLLHGTKNGANAASTRLPRQSSEGGQKNKPCEHVIDCGDIVWSLAFGSSVPEKQSRCVNIEWHRFKFGQDQLLLATGLNNGRIKIWDAYTGKLLLNLMDHTEVVRDLTFAPDGSLILVSASRDKTLRVWDLKDDGNMMKVLRGHPNWVYGCAFSPDSSILCSVGASKAVFLWDMDKYSMLRKLEGHHNDVVACEFSPDGALLATASYDTRVYVWDPHIGVILREFGHLFPPPTPIFAGGANDRWVRSVCFSHDGLHVASLADDKMVRFWRIDEEYPVQVAPLNNGLCCTFSTDGGVLAAGTQDGSLYFWATPSQVSSLQHLCRMAIRRVMPTSQVKNLPIPGKVVEFLCYQI comes from the exons ATGGCCAGCTTTCCCTCGAGTGTCAACGAGAAGCTCATCG CTCGGTCGCGCACGGTAGGAGAGCTCCTGGCCCCCACGTCTCCCTTCGACAAGAAGTGCGGCCGGGAGAACTGGACGGTCGCGTTCGCTCCCGATGGCTCGTACCTGGCGTGGTCGCAGGGTCATCGCATAGTGAAGCTGGTTCCCTGGGCACAGTGCCTCAACAACTT CCTGCTGCACGGCACAAAGAATGGCGCCAACGCCGCCAGCACGCGGCTGCCGCGGCAGAGCAGCGAGGGCGGCCAGAAGAACAAGCCCTGCGAGCACGTCATCGACTGCGGGGACATCGTGTGGAGCCTGGCCTTCGGCTCCTCGGTGCCCGAGAAGCAGAGCCGCTGCGTCAACATCGAGTGGCACCGCTTCAAGTTCGGGCAGGACCAGCTGCTCCTCGCCACCGGCCTCAACAACGGCCGCATCAAGATCTGGGATGCCTACACAG GAAAGCTCCTCCTTAACCTGATGGACCACACAGAAGTTGTCAGAGATTTAACCTTTGCCCCTGATGGCAGCCTGATTCTTGTGTCTGCATCCAGAGACAAAACCCTGCGAGTGTGGGACCTGAAAGATGATG GAAACATGATGAAGGTGCTGAGAGGCCATCCGAACTGGGTGTATGGCTGTGCATTCTCTCCAGACTCCTCCATCCTCTGTTCTGTTGGAGCTAGTAAAGCA GTTTTCCTCTGGGATATGGATAAATACTCCATGTTACGGAAACTTGAAGGCCATCACAATGATGTTGTAGCTTGTGAGTTCTCTCCTGATGGAGCGTTACTGGCTACTGCATCTTACGATACTCGAGTCTATGTCTGGGATCCACATATCGGAGTGATTCTTAGGGAATTCGG GCACCTGTTCCCCCCGCCCACGCCCATCTTCGCGGGCGGCGCCAACGACCGCTGGGTGCGCTCCGTGTGCTTCAGCCACGACGGGCTGCACGTGGCCAGCCTGGCCGACGACAA AATGGTGAGGTTCTGGAGAATTGATGAAGAATACCCTGTACAAGTTGCACCTCTGAACAATGGACTCTGCTGTACTTTCTCTACTGATGGCGGTGTTCTGGCTGCAGG GACCCAGGATGGCAGCCTGTACTTCTGGGCAACCCCGAGCCAGGTGTCCAGCCTGCAGCACCTGTGTCGCATGGCCATCCGCAGGGTGATGCCCACCAGCCAAGTCAAGAACTTGCCTATCCCGGGCAAAGTGGTGGAGTTCCTTTGTTACCAGATCTGA